Proteins encoded within one genomic window of Candidatus Desulfarcum epimagneticum:
- a CDS encoding conserved membrane hypothetical protein (Evidence 4 : Unknown function but conserved in other organisms) yields the protein MIEFILMEQNLPFAVSIALMLLIAFLEGAMTAIGAGLSELIDSFMPGSGPDLDVDIDLDQPEFSVHGALTKTMGWLHIGKTPFLIILVVFLTTFGLMGFGFQSVILKIAGRPLPALPASIIVFILALPVFRTFAGIVAKIMPKDETQAVEEKSFIGRVAVITLGKASPGKPAQAKLKDQFGTWHYVMIEPDIENEEFQQGEKTLIVRRKNSGFKAIRNKISALD from the coding sequence ATGATTGAATTCATACTGATGGAGCAGAATCTGCCCTTTGCCGTGTCCATCGCTTTAATGCTCCTTATCGCCTTTTTGGAAGGAGCCATGACCGCGATTGGAGCAGGGCTTTCCGAGCTGATCGATTCTTTCATGCCCGGCTCAGGCCCTGATCTGGATGTGGATATCGACCTGGATCAGCCTGAATTTTCCGTTCATGGGGCGCTGACCAAGACCATGGGCTGGCTCCATATCGGCAAAACCCCGTTTCTGATTATACTGGTTGTTTTTCTCACGACCTTCGGACTGATGGGTTTCGGGTTTCAATCCGTCATACTGAAAATAGCGGGGCGCCCGCTCCCGGCATTGCCGGCGTCCATCATTGTTTTTATCCTGGCGCTTCCTGTTTTCAGAACCTTTGCCGGCATTGTGGCGAAAATTATGCCAAAAGATGAAACGCAGGCCGTTGAGGAAAAAAGTTTTATCGGGCGCGTGGCGGTGATCACCCTGGGAAAAGCTTCGCCCGGAAAACCGGCCCAGGCCAAATTAAAGGATCAGTTTGGGACCTGGCACTATGTCATGATCGAGCCGGACATTGAAAACGAAGAATTTCAGCAGGGAGAGAAAACGCTGATTGTCCGGCGGAAAAACTCAGGATTTAAAGCGATAAGAAATAAAATCAGCGCGTTGGATTAA
- a CDS encoding Phage shock protein A (PspA) family protein — protein sequence MKEKLTTRARRIISGSVHSIIDSIENAAPESVLCESIREVESAIDEIQIELGQTAAKKHLAVSKLAEENKKHEDLNEKIKTAIYEKRDDLAEVAIARQLDIEAQIPVLESAVNDFKNREKDLEGYAKALKAKKREMKEELDLFAKNVSKTPGDPDSISFANKSDDLERRVRTAQSTFERVFEKNAGIPGNRLTSEMKFSAQLAELEEITRKNRVQERLSAIKGEIK from the coding sequence ATGAAAGAAAAATTAACGACTCGAGCGCGGCGAATTATCAGCGGGAGTGTCCACTCTATTATCGATTCCATTGAGAACGCGGCCCCCGAGTCAGTTCTCTGTGAGTCAATCCGGGAGGTGGAATCCGCAATCGATGAAATCCAGATCGAGTTGGGGCAGACTGCGGCCAAAAAACATCTGGCCGTTTCAAAACTGGCGGAAGAAAACAAAAAACATGAAGATTTAAACGAAAAAATCAAAACGGCCATTTATGAAAAACGGGACGACCTCGCGGAGGTCGCCATCGCCAGGCAGCTGGATATTGAAGCCCAGATTCCGGTGCTTGAATCAGCCGTCAATGACTTCAAAAATCGGGAAAAGGATCTGGAAGGCTATGCCAAGGCGTTAAAGGCAAAAAAACGCGAGATGAAAGAAGAGCTTGATCTGTTTGCCAAAAATGTTTCAAAAACCCCCGGGGACCCCGATTCAATCTCTTTTGCAAACAAAAGCGACGATCTTGAAAGGAGGGTCCGGACAGCCCAGTCCACCTTTGAGCGTGTGTTTGAAAAAAACGCGGGCATTCCGGGAAACAGATTGACATCGGAAATGAAATTCTCCGCTCAACTGGCGGAACTGGAAGAGATCACACGTAAAAACAGAGTACAGGAACGACTGTCCGCGATCAAAGGCGAAATAAAATGA